One genomic segment of Homo sapiens chromosome 14, GRCh38.p14 Primary Assembly includes these proteins:
- the SERPINA10 gene encoding protein Z-dependent protease inhibitor isoform X1, which translates to MSRSTQELLGYHCRLQDKLQEQEGSLAAEGRHSLASAADHMKVVPSLLLSVLLAQVWLVPGLAPSPQSPETPAPQNQTSRVVQAPKEEEEDEQEASEEKASEEEKAWLMASRQQLAKETSNFGFSLLRKISMRHDGNMVFSPFGMSLAMTGLMLGATGPTETQIKRGLHLQALKPTKPGLLPSLFKGLRETLSRNLELGLTQGSFAFIHKDFDVKETFFNLSKRYFDTECVPMNFRNASQAKRLMNHYINKETRGKIPKLFDEINPETKLILVDYILFKGKWLTPFDPVFTEVDTFHLDKYKTIKVPMMYGAGKFASTFDKNFRCHVLKLPYQGNATMLVVLMEKMGDHLALEDYLTTDLVETWLRNMKTRNMEVFFPKFKLDQKYEMHELLRQMGIRRIFSPFADLSELSATGRNLQVSRVLQRTVIEVDERGTEAVAGILSEITAYSMPPVIKVDRPFHFMIYEETSGMLLFLGRVVNPTLL; encoded by the exons ATGTCCAGGAGCACCCAGGAATTACTGGGCTACCACTGCAGACTGCAGGACAAGCTCCAAGAACAGGAAG GAAGTCTTGCAGCTGAAGGGAGGCACTCCTTGGCCTCCGCAGCCGATCACATGAAGGTGGTGCCAAGTCTCCTGCTCTCCGTCCTCCTGGCACAGGTGTGGCTGGTACCCGGCTTGGCCCCCAGTCCTCAGTCGCCAGAGACCCCAGCCCCTCAGAACCAGACCAGCAGGGTAGTGCAGGCTcccaaggaggaagaggaagatgagcAGGAGGCCAGCGAGGAGAAGGCCAGTGAGGAAGAGAAAGCCTGGCTGATGGCCAGCAGGCAGCAGCTTGCCAAGGAGACTTCAAACTTCGGATTCAGCCTGCTGCGAAAGATCTCCATGAGGCACGATGGCAACATGGTCTTCTCTCCATTTGGCATGTCCTTGGCCATGACAGGCTTGATGCTGGGGGCCACAGGGCCGACTGAAACCCAGATCAAGAGAGGGCTCCACTTGCAGGCCCTGAAGCCCACCAAGCCCGGGCTCCTGCCTTCCCTCTTTAAGGGACTCAGAGAGACCCTCTCCCGCAACCTGGAACTGGGCCTCACACAGGGGAGTTTTGCCTTCATCCACAAGGATTTTGATGTCAAAGAGACTTTCTTCAATTTATCCAAGAGGTATTTTGATACAGAGTGCGTGCCTATGAATTTTCGCAATGCCTCACAGGCCAAAAGGCTCATGAATCATTACATTAACAAAGAGACTCGGGGGAAAATTCCCAAACTGTTTGATGAGATTAATCCTGAAACCAAATTAATTCTTGTGGATTACATCTTGTTCAAAG GGAAATGGTTGACCCCATTTGACCCTGTCTTCACCGAAGTCGACACTTTCCACCTGGACAAGTACAAGACCATTAAGGTGCCCATGATGTACGGTGCAGGCAAGTTTGCCTCCACCTTTGACAAGAATTTTCGTTGTCATGTCCTCAAACTGCCCTACCAAGGAAATGCCACCATGCTGGTGGTCCTCATGGAGAAAATGGGTGACCACCTCGCCCTTGAAGACTACCTGACCACAGACTTGGTGGAGACATGGCTCAGAAACATGAAAACCAG AAACATGGAAGTTTTCTTTCCGAAGTTCAAGCTAGATCAGAAGTATGAGATGCATGAGCTGCTTAGGCAGATGGGAATCAGAAGAATCTTCTCACCCTTTGCTGACCTTAGTGAACTCTCAGCTACTGGAAGAAATCTCCAAGTATCCAGG gtTTTACAAAGAACAGTGATTGAAGTTGATGAAAGGGGCACTGAGGCAGTGGCAGGAATCTTGTCAGAAATTACTGCTTATTCCATGCCTCCTGTCATCAAAGTGGACCGGCCATTTCATTTCATGATCTATGAAGAAACCTCTGGAATGCTTCTGTTTCTGGGCAGGGTGGTGAATCCGACTCTCCTATAA
- the SERPINA10 gene encoding protein Z-dependent protease inhibitor precursor encodes MKVVPSLLLSVLLAQVWLVPGLAPSPQSPETPAPQNQTSRVVQAPKEEEEDEQEASEEKASEEEKAWLMASRQQLAKETSNFGFSLLRKISMRHDGNMVFSPFGMSLAMTGLMLGATGPTETQIKRGLHLQALKPTKPGLLPSLFKGLRETLSRNLELGLTQGSFAFIHKDFDVKETFFNLSKRYFDTECVPMNFRNASQAKRLMNHYINKETRGKIPKLFDEINPETKLILVDYILFKGKWLTPFDPVFTEVDTFHLDKYKTIKVPMMYGAGKFASTFDKNFRCHVLKLPYQGNATMLVVLMEKMGDHLALEDYLTTDLVETWLRNMKTRNMEVFFPKFKLDQKYEMHELLRQMGIRRIFSPFADLSELSATGRNLQVSRVLQRTVIEVDERGTEAVAGILSEITAYSMPPVIKVDRPFHFMIYEETSGMLLFLGRVVNPTLL; translated from the exons ATGAAGGTGGTGCCAAGTCTCCTGCTCTCCGTCCTCCTGGCACAGGTGTGGCTGGTACCCGGCTTGGCCCCCAGTCCTCAGTCGCCAGAGACCCCAGCCCCTCAGAACCAGACCAGCAGGGTAGTGCAGGCTcccaaggaggaagaggaagatgagcAGGAGGCCAGCGAGGAGAAGGCCAGTGAGGAAGAGAAAGCCTGGCTGATGGCCAGCAGGCAGCAGCTTGCCAAGGAGACTTCAAACTTCGGATTCAGCCTGCTGCGAAAGATCTCCATGAGGCACGATGGCAACATGGTCTTCTCTCCATTTGGCATGTCCTTGGCCATGACAGGCTTGATGCTGGGGGCCACAGGGCCGACTGAAACCCAGATCAAGAGAGGGCTCCACTTGCAGGCCCTGAAGCCCACCAAGCCCGGGCTCCTGCCTTCCCTCTTTAAGGGACTCAGAGAGACCCTCTCCCGCAACCTGGAACTGGGCCTCACACAGGGGAGTTTTGCCTTCATCCACAAGGATTTTGATGTCAAAGAGACTTTCTTCAATTTATCCAAGAGGTATTTTGATACAGAGTGCGTGCCTATGAATTTTCGCAATGCCTCACAGGCCAAAAGGCTCATGAATCATTACATTAACAAAGAGACTCGGGGGAAAATTCCCAAACTGTTTGATGAGATTAATCCTGAAACCAAATTAATTCTTGTGGATTACATCTTGTTCAAAG GGAAATGGTTGACCCCATTTGACCCTGTCTTCACCGAAGTCGACACTTTCCACCTGGACAAGTACAAGACCATTAAGGTGCCCATGATGTACGGTGCAGGCAAGTTTGCCTCCACCTTTGACAAGAATTTTCGTTGTCATGTCCTCAAACTGCCCTACCAAGGAAATGCCACCATGCTGGTGGTCCTCATGGAGAAAATGGGTGACCACCTCGCCCTTGAAGACTACCTGACCACAGACTTGGTGGAGACATGGCTCAGAAACATGAAAACCAG AAACATGGAAGTTTTCTTTCCGAAGTTCAAGCTAGATCAGAAGTATGAGATGCATGAGCTGCTTAGGCAGATGGGAATCAGAAGAATCTTCTCACCCTTTGCTGACCTTAGTGAACTCTCAGCTACTGGAAGAAATCTCCAAGTATCCAGG gtTTTACAAAGAACAGTGATTGAAGTTGATGAAAGGGGCACTGAGGCAGTGGCAGGAATCTTGTCAGAAATTACTGCTTATTCCATGCCTCCTGTCATCAAAGTGGACCGGCCATTTCATTTCATGATCTATGAAGAAACCTCTGGAATGCTTCTGTTTCTGGGCAGGGTGGTGAATCCGACTCTCCTATAA
- the SERPINA6 gene encoding corticosteroid-binding globulin precursor, which translates to MPLLLYTCLLWLPTSGLWTVQAMDPNAAYVNMSNHHRGLASANVDFAFSLYKHLVALSPKKNIFISPVSISMALAMLSLGTCGHTRAQLLQGLGFNLTERSETEIHQGFQHLHQLFAKSDTSLEMTMGNALFLDGSLELLESFSADIKHYYESEVLAMNFQDWATASRQINSYVKNKTQGKIVDLFSGLDSPAILVLVNYIFFKGTWTQPFDLASTREENFYVDETTVVKVPMMLQSSTISYLHDSELPCQLVQMNYVGNGTVFFILPDKGKMNTVIAALSRDTINRWSAGLTSSQVDLYIPKVTISGVYDLGDVLEEMGIADLFTNQANFSRITQDAQLKSSKVVHKAVLQLNEEGVDTAGSTGVTLNLTSKPIILRFNQPFIIMIFDHFTWSSLFLARVMNPV; encoded by the exons ATGCCACTCCTCCTGTACACCTGTCTTCTCTGGCTGCCCACCAGCGGCCTCTGGACCGTCCAGGCCATGGATCCTAACGCTGCTTATGTGAACATGAGTAACCATCACCGGGGCCTGGCTTCAGCCAACGTTGACTTTGCCTTCAGCCTGTATAAGCACCTAGTGGCCTTGAGTCccaaaaagaacattttcatctccccTGTGAGCATCTCCATGGCCTTAGCTATGCTGTCCCTGGGCACCTGTGGCCACACACGGGCCCAGCTTCTCCAGGGCCTGGGTTTCAACCTCACTGAGAGGTCTGAGACTGAGATCCACCAGGGTTTCCAGCACCTGCACCAACTCTTTGCAAAGTCAGACACCAGCTTAGAAATGACCATGGGCAATGCCTTGTTTCTTGATGGCAGCCTGGAGTTGCTGGAGTCATTCTCAGCAGACATCAAGCACTACTATGAGTCAGAGGTCTTGGCTATGAATTTCCAGGACTGGGCAACAGCCAGCAGACAGATCAACAGCTATGTCAAGAATAAGACACAGGGGAAAATTGTCGACTTGTTTTCAGGGCTGGATAGCCCAGCCATCCTCGTCCTGGTCAACTATATCTTCTTCAAAG GCACATGGACACAGCCCTTTGACCTGGCAAGCACCAGGGAGGAGAACTTCTATGTGGACGAGACAACTGTGGTGAAGGTGCCCATGATGTTGCAGTCGAGCACCATCAGTTACCTTCATGACTCGGAGCTCCCCTGCCAGCTGGTGCAGATGAACTACGTGGGCAATGGGACTGTCTTCTTCATCCTTCCGGACAAGGGGAAGATGAACACAGTCATCGCTGCACTGAGCCGGGACACGATTAACAGGTGGTCCGCAGGCCTGACCAGCAG CCAGGTGGACCTGTACATTCCAAAGGTCACCATCTCTGGAGTCTATGACCTCGGAGATGTGCTGGAGGAAATGGGCATTGCAGACTTGTTCACCAACCAGGCAAATTTCTCACGCATCACCCAGGACGCCCAGCTGAAGTCATCAAAG GTGGTCCATAAAGCTGTGCTGCAACTCAATGAGGAGGGTGTGGACACAGCTGGCTCCACTGGGGTCACCCTAAACCTGACGTCCAAGCCTATCATCTTGCGTTTCAACCAGCCCTTCATCATCATGATCTTCGACCACTTCACCTGGAGCAGCCTTTTCCTGGCGAGGGTTATGAACCCAGTGTAA
- the SERPINA6 gene encoding corticosteroid-binding globulin isoform X1 gives MPLLLYTCLLWLPTSGLWTVQAMDPNAAYVNMSNHHRGLASANVDFAFSLYKHLVALSPKKNIFISPVSISMALAMLSLGTCGHTRAQLLQGLGFNLTERSETEIHQGFQHLHQLFAKSDTSLEMTMGNALFLDGSLELLESFSADIKHYYESEVLAMNFQDWATASRQINSYVKNKTQGKIVDLFSGLDSPAILVLVNYIFFKGIPTHPHLKAHPLWPGITAAKIQGTLLGKVFDSVKHIHIWESPSSPQSCWTCLLLFLGTWTQPFDLASTREENFYVDETTVVKVPMMLQSSTISYLHDSELPCQLVQMNYVGNGTVFFILPDKGKMNTVIAALSRDTINRWSAGLTSSQVDLYIPKVTISGVYDLGDVLEEMGIADLFTNQANFSRITQDAQLKSSKVVHKAVLQLNEEGVDTAGSTGVTLNLTSKPIILRFNQPFIIMIFDHFTWSSLFLARVMNPV, from the exons ATGCCACTCCTCCTGTACACCTGTCTTCTCTGGCTGCCCACCAGCGGCCTCTGGACCGTCCAGGCCATGGATCCTAACGCTGCTTATGTGAACATGAGTAACCATCACCGGGGCCTGGCTTCAGCCAACGTTGACTTTGCCTTCAGCCTGTATAAGCACCTAGTGGCCTTGAGTCccaaaaagaacattttcatctccccTGTGAGCATCTCCATGGCCTTAGCTATGCTGTCCCTGGGCACCTGTGGCCACACACGGGCCCAGCTTCTCCAGGGCCTGGGTTTCAACCTCACTGAGAGGTCTGAGACTGAGATCCACCAGGGTTTCCAGCACCTGCACCAACTCTTTGCAAAGTCAGACACCAGCTTAGAAATGACCATGGGCAATGCCTTGTTTCTTGATGGCAGCCTGGAGTTGCTGGAGTCATTCTCAGCAGACATCAAGCACTACTATGAGTCAGAGGTCTTGGCTATGAATTTCCAGGACTGGGCAACAGCCAGCAGACAGATCAACAGCTATGTCAAGAATAAGACACAGGGGAAAATTGTCGACTTGTTTTCAGGGCTGGATAGCCCAGCCATCCTCGTCCTGGTCAACTATATCTTCTTCAAAGGTATTCCCACCCATCCCCATCTGAAGGCCCATCCACTATGGCCAGGAATAACAGCCGCTAAAATCCAGGGCACACTCTTGGGCAAAGTCTTTGATTCTGTAAAGCACATACACATCTGGGAATCTCCATCTTCACCACAATCCTGCTGG AcctgtctcctcctcttcctaGGCACATGGACACAGCCCTTTGACCTGGCAAGCACCAGGGAGGAGAACTTCTATGTGGACGAGACAACTGTGGTGAAGGTGCCCATGATGTTGCAGTCGAGCACCATCAGTTACCTTCATGACTCGGAGCTCCCCTGCCAGCTGGTGCAGATGAACTACGTGGGCAATGGGACTGTCTTCTTCATCCTTCCGGACAAGGGGAAGATGAACACAGTCATCGCTGCACTGAGCCGGGACACGATTAACAGGTGGTCCGCAGGCCTGACCAGCAG CCAGGTGGACCTGTACATTCCAAAGGTCACCATCTCTGGAGTCTATGACCTCGGAGATGTGCTGGAGGAAATGGGCATTGCAGACTTGTTCACCAACCAGGCAAATTTCTCACGCATCACCCAGGACGCCCAGCTGAAGTCATCAAAG GTGGTCCATAAAGCTGTGCTGCAACTCAATGAGGAGGGTGTGGACACAGCTGGCTCCACTGGGGTCACCCTAAACCTGACGTCCAAGCCTATCATCTTGCGTTTCAACCAGCCCTTCATCATCATGATCTTCGACCACTTCACCTGGAGCAGCCTTTTCCTGGCGAGGGTTATGAACCCAGTGTAA